GGGCCAAGGTCTGCCTCTGAGGCTGCTTCCAGCACTGGCTGTAGGGCTTGTGGGAGGATCAGGCCAAGCTCGGCTGGGGGCGGGACCCTGGGGCAGGGGTGCTGGAGAAGAAGAACCCGCCCCAGtgttccccttccctttcctccccctccacATCCCAGGTCTCTGCACAGGAAGCACAGGGTCTCCAAAACTGCCCACGCTCCACGCCCAGCAtcagctctcccctccctccctctccgtCCCGCCTGCCTTTGACCCAGTGCTGTCTGTCCTCAGTGCGAGTACTTCGGGCAGATCGCCGTCGGGACCCCGCCCCGGGCATTCACCGTGGTGTTTGACACGGGCTCTGACACGGGCTCCTCGGACTTCTGAGTGCCCTCCATCCATCCACTGCACCAGGAATGCCTGCCGTGAGTGACCTCCCTCTTCCGCCCCACCTGCCACGCTTGGTCCCGTCCTCCTGGCTGTGTCCCGTCTCTTCACTTGACCTCCCAAATGGCCACAGACTGGGAAGCTTTGAAAACCACGGGTCTAAGGTAAAAATTAGAGAATGCTAGTTTcttggtgttgtttttttttcttttggcctcTACTGGGAGCCAAGGCAAGCTGCTTACCCGCCTGGGTCCTCAGTTTTCCTTTCAATAAAATGGGGCTACGACATGCCAGCGTGAGCTGGGAGAATAAAGTGAGAGGGTCTATTGCTAACGATGAGTAAACACTGAACTTGtgttaatcatttatttttccagcaaTCCTGGGAGGGTGGTGCTcttttaatccccattttacagatgaacaaaccAAGGCGTGGAGAGGGAATGGGACTCGGCTGAGATTACTCAGCTGGTAAAAGTAAAATGTCCGTGGAAACCACAGGGAgggctttttcctttctttttttgtttggaaaCTACACGGGCAGCAGCGGGTTGAGCTGGGTTGAGCCgcaaagaataattttcttaGCCTGTGGGGCTAAGACCGTAGAGAGAAGGGGCTGCTTATTTTCTGTAGCGAGAACAGCCAGTATCAGATGATGCTCTTTCAAGGCCTGGTGGGGGCTGAAGCCCTGCTGTCGCTGTGGGTGGCGAGAAGACGCTAGGCGCCCCGCTAACGCCCGTCTGTGTTTTAGAAAACCACCACGGCTTTGACCCGTCCAAGTCCTGCACCTTCCAGATGCTGAGCAAGTCCCCGCCCATCCCGTACGGCCTGGGCAGCATGCGGGGCTCTCTGGGCCACGACACTGTCACCGTAAGTGGGCTGCGGGCCGGCCGGCGCTCCCGTCGCCTTTGCCACCGGCGGCTTTCCCTCCGCCAGGTCCGGGTCCCCACCTCCTGGACCCCTTTTCACGCGTCCTTGCCACAGGTAGTTCAGAATTAGGAGCTTGTCCCAGCAGCAAGCTCTTCAGTGTCCTACATGtgatcttgtttttaaatttcattcttctgacAGCCCTTTgaggaagatatttttattcccattgttcagatgagaaaactgaggctcagagaagttgaaaACTTGCCTGAACTCACACAGCGGGCACCTGCAGGTGCTGAGCGCCAGACCCGCGTCTCTGGCTCTCTGAGTAGTGCTCTCGGCTAGACCTCACTCTCTCTAAGTTTGAGCAGCCTCTgggcctcccccttccccttgcCTCCCTTGGCCTCAGAGTACCTGATACAGTGGTGGGAACTTAGTAAGTGCCCAATGCATGTTAgggtctttctttccttcctcataTGTCATCCAGGATTAAATACGGAGCAATATCACTCTGTGTGTATCACCTTGATCTTCCTAGGGTTCTTCCTTGGGTCTGGCTGAAGTCTCTCTTGCTTTGAGTCCAGCAGAGCACAGCCCTTCTCTGCTTGCATCCCTTTCCTCAGCCCCTGCCTTGGCAGGCCAGGTGCTCAGGCCTCCCCAGGAGTTAGCACCAGACAGCCGCGGCCTCAGAGCCTCTTGCTGGGGTGGTCCAGCTGTCAGGCCTCTAGAAGGCTAATTCTCCTGCCCGGGGGCCCTACCTCCTCTGCTGTCAGGAGCCACTTGCTTTCGTCTTTGCTGTTTTGGGCGCGTCTTCGCTGGAGAGCTGGCGCTGTGCTGGCAGCCTCAGCTGTGGTGCGCTGGGCTGCTTTTACTCActgccctgggcaggggccagggagacAGCCCTGGGGTCAGCCCCCAGCGGTCTCGCgtgggagagggagggtgtgGGCTGGCACGTGCCGGGGAGCCCCCGGCTGGTTTGGCAGCTGGCCTCGAAGGCCCTGCTCTCTGCTTGTTTGCACCAGAGCTGGCTGGTTTCAGAGCGGGGACCGAGTGGGGAGGTCATCCCAGCTCCGTTTCCAGCAGGAAggtttggggggaggagggaagggtgaAGTTCTGCAGgcctagcccagggcctggctcccaTGATGGGGCGGTGTTGGGGCGGGAATAGGGGAGGGGCTGTCACCAGAGCCATGGGGAAGGGGGCTCCGAGCACAGGCGTGGGAGACGCTGAGCTCTACTCAATCCAGGGTCTCCTCCCACCCAGGAGCTCCCTGAGGAGGGGTCCTGGGTGCTAAACTGAGGGGGGAAGGGCCCCCCGAATGGGCTGTGGTCAGGAACAGGGCTCTGGGGAGGATGCAGCAGGCTTTTCTCTATAGAGgggggtgactttgggcaagcctcagtttcctcatctgtgcaatggaCATAATAATACCTCGGAGCACTGTGGTAAGGAATAAACGCACTAATTGTGTACTATCTGTTTGTCATTTCATTCCCCATGCCCTATCTGTTCACAGATGCTGTTgaccctccctcccaggccagTGAGGGTCTGCCCGCTTCGTACCCTGAGACTCTTGGCTCCTCCTCCACTGCCTCCCACCTGGATGACTGGAGTAGCCTCCCAGTGGGCTCCCTGCTCCTGCCATGTCCCCTCACCATCTGACACAGGAGCCAGAGGGATGCTTTAAAAAGTCCTGTCATGCCCTCCTTTGCTGGAAATCTTTCTGTGGCTCCTCGCTTGGACGGGATAAGAGGCTGTACCCCGGCCTGCAAGGCCCCCCGTGaccccctgccctcctctgccccaccccacgcACACCCTGCTGGGACCGGCCACCTCCAGCACCCCCTGGGCCTGCACTGCACTCCCCAGACCGCCGAtggctcctcccttccccccagtcTGCCCCATGTCACCGTGCGTGAGGCCTTCTCTCACCACCCTGTTGCCCTTACCCTGAGCTGGTTTTCTTCAGAGTGCTGACATGTTCCACTTTGCTTCTTCTTAAAACTTACTTCCTATCTCCTCCCTGGAATATAAGTTCCTCCAGGGCAGGCGCTTTCTTTTGCTCATTGCTACGTCCCCAGGGCCTAGCACCCAGGAGACCCTCCGTCTGTTTCTTGGTGGAAGGAAAGCATGAACCCATTTACTCTCTGGCACTTAACCGTCGTTCACTTACTCGTTCCGCACATGCCTGTTGGGCTGAGTCTGGGAATGGAGGCTGCAGGGATGAGCAAGAGGGACGAGGGCCTGTCCCAATGCTTACACTTTGCGGGGAGACAGTGGACACTCACGTAAGATGACTGTGCACAGTGCTGAGTGgcatgaagaaaacaaaactggcaAGTGTGAAAGAGGATGTTTGGGGGCGGGAGATGGATTCAGTGGACATCGTGGACATGATGGCCTGTCCCAGGCTGAGGCCTGACTGACACGATTGCAGAAGCCACGCCTCAGAAGATCTGGGGGAGAGCATTccgggcagagggagcagcaagtgcaaaggccctggggcaggatggGTTGGTGCACTGGGAAGAAGAAGACCAGCGTGTGTGGAACAGGGTGAGTTACGGGGCAAGAGGGGTGACTATGAGGAGTGAGAAGCAGAACCAGAGTGCAGGGGGACTCTAGGACAAAGGTTTCATTCTGAGCTCCATCGGGACCCACTGGAGGGTTGTAGCAAGGGTGGCATGacttgatttccatttttaaacatcCCTTTGGCTGCCCTGTGTGAAGGGTGGATTATAAGAGGGTGCAGTGGAAGCAGGAAGCTTGGTCCATTGCAGTGGTCTGGGCTAGAGACAGCGGTGGTCCGAGTAGGCTGGTGGACACACTGGCCATCGGGGAAGTGGGCAGACTAAGAAGCTATTTTGGAGTTAGCGTCTTCTTAGCGTAGTGccaataaatgttcaataatcaaacatttagaaatgctCCATGTGTGTTCAGTGCTAGTGTTATTTAGCCTAAGCTCTGCCTTGAAGTGCAggttttataattccatttaacaACAGGGggattgaggctcagagaagtgcttgtccaaggtcatacagttGGCACATGGAGGAACAAGGACTCACACCTGGGTGTTGGGgacataaaatgtgtgtgtgttctttatgGACTCTGTGCAGCCTCCATGGTGTTTTTGGCAGACGCTCCAGGCGCAGCTGATGGGGGCCACAGCCTGCAGAGGGCCTCGGAGTGTCCCTGGTCCTCCCTCCTTGTTTGGGCTCATCCCCAACTTTTGCACGATGAGCACCATGTCTGCGCCCAACACTGTGTcctcccggcccctcctcccCGGCCTCATCAGACCAAGTCCTCAAAACTGCAGCACTGACTGCTGGGAAAGaggagttatttttttctcttaagctcAAAGAACTACGTTGCCTGTaagagggaaggagggccagCGAGGCTGAGACTCTGATACTGGCTCTTGACTCGGGACTCGTGGCCCCCACCCTGGGACTTTTCTGTCTCTGGCTGCGGAGGCACCCAGCGGAGGTCATTACGACTGTCTTGCAGGTCTCCACCATCATGGACGCCCACCAGACTGTGGGCCTGAGCCCCCGGGAACCTGGCTTCATTTTCACCTCCTCCGAGTTTGCTGGGATCCTGGGGCTGGCGTGCCAGTCTTGCCTCCGACTACTTCATGCCCGTGTTCGACAACATGATGAACAGATACCTGGTGGCCCACGACCTGTTCTCAGTTTACATGGGCAGGTAGGAGCTGtgcccagccagggcctggctTTGATGCCCTGTTAAGGACTGTTGGCTGAGGAGACTGTCCGCCCCCTGGGGACACTGCCACTCAAGGGTAGTTGCCAGCATGCAAGCAAACTTCCTTGTTTCCAGGCACATCCAGCTTCTTATCCAAAGTCCCCAAATATAGTCACTGATACAGCCCGAGTTCACGGGGCCAAAATTTGACTTTCATTTCTGGCATGTAAAAGACAAAGCCTGATCTCATCTGTGCGTAGGGGcttttagcttctttttttccaaagtgaCAAGGcttcaataactatttgttgataTCATTGAGATCCACAGACTTCTAGCACCGACTCCAGGAGTCTAACCTTTTCCTTTCActagggaggaaactgaggcctggggtggggccaatGCCCTGGGAACTAGTGGCTGAGCcaggctggagcccaggcctCCTGCTCCCAGCCCAGTGCTCCCTACTCCACCTCCCCACTGCACGTGAGCTACAGGGGGTGGGCGGTGAGGGGGAAGGGCCCACCTCCGGGAGGAGGGGCTGAGGCCGGGAGCCAGGCAAGGGGCTGCCCGGGGCTTTCCCTCGCTCAGTGGCCATTCACTGGGCCCTTGCTAAGGCAGGGCTATGCCCGAGGTGGGCGTAGATGGCAAATAAGACACACTGGGAGTTAGCGATTTAGCAGGGGGAACGGACAGCACACAATACACAGCTGCAATGGGAGAGTTGTCATGAGGGTGCTGCAGGCGTGGTTTGGGGGTGTCAGAGGCTTGCAACAATGGGGAAGCCCACGCTGACGGAGGTGGCCAGGGCAGGCTCCCCTGAGGGAGTAGGGGGGGCATCCAGGTGAGACAAAGGGACAGGGCAGCGCATTCTAGGCCATGGGGACAGCATGTACCAGCgcctgggggtgggatggggctTGATGAGTTCCAGGGACCAAGAGCAGCAGCATGGGAAGCAGGTGAGGTGTGGGAAGCAGGTGAGGTGTGGGAAGCAGGTGAGGTGTGGGAAGCAGGTGAGGTGTGGTGTGCAGGTGAGGTGTGGGAAGCAGGTGAGGTGTGGCGTGCAGGTGAGGTGTGGGAAGCAGGTGAGGTGTGGGAAGCAGGTGAGGCATGGCGTGCAGGTGAGGTGTGGGAAGCAGGTGAGGTGTGGCGTGCAGGTGAGGTGTGGGAAGCAGGTGAGGTGTGGCGTGCAGGTGAGGTGTGGGAAGCAGGTGAGGTGTGGCGTGCAGGTGAGGTGTGGGAAGCAGGTGAGGTGTGGGAAGCAGGTGAGGCATGGCGTGCAGGTGTTTCTCAGCCAGCCCCGGAAGGAACCGAGGGGCTTTGGGCTTGGGTGGCAGTTTTAATCCGAAGTGTGGGACCTTGTTGGAGACCCCCTCTCCTACTGGGGGCAGAAAGCCCTgggtggtgggtgtggggagCGGGGGCAAAGGGAGACAGCTGGGATCACCCAAGGGTGGCCGGGACAGAGCCTGGCTGTCCCGGGACGGTGTGTGGGCTGTTTCCTCCCCTTACACAGTGGCGGCTGAGCTCGGGGCTCCGGGTGCTGCCAAgcccagggtgggggtgagggccaCAGCGCTCAGGAGAAAGGATGCTGCTACTGACACCAGAGGGAAGCCccactggggagggggagggcgagGCTGGGAGAGCTCACCTGAAGCCttcagaggtgggggtgggctgggtcTCAAGGGCATCTGCCCCAGGGAGGGGCTTCACTGAAGCAGGGAGCCTTGTCTTGGTCTCAGGAACGACCAGCAGAGCGTGCTCACGCTGGGGGCCGTCGACCCCTTGCAGTCCGCCGTGGACAGGTGGGTGAGCACAGCTCTGGGGGGGCCCCGTTCCAGGACGGCTCCAGGTGTGGGAACAGGAGGACTTGGTGTCATGTCTGGGCTCTGAGAAGGACTGTGGCTTGTAGGCCTGTCCCTCAGAATCTGAACTGGACACTTCCAAGGCTGTGTCAATGCTCACGTTCACCTCTGCTTTGCTGATAAGCCGAGCTGCACTCACGGAGCACTCACTACCTGCTAGGCCACGTGCTGAGCGATTACCTGACTGCCTCACTGGCTAAAGCCCCGCGAAGCGGGTGCCATTGTCATTTCCATTTGATAACGTACCAGCGTCAGGTTTGGACCTCGCAGCCCTCCCTTGCGGAAGTCGAGGAAGGGGCTGTCGCTGCACCCATTTTGTAGACGAGAGCCCGAGTACGCAAAGGCTGCGAAACTCGCCTGAGACGTTCGGTGAGTAAATGCCAGAAGGAGAACTTGAAGCAGATCTCAGGCAAGTAGCCCAGTACTCGTTCTACCCCTTAATGCATGtgaatttgttgttttattgtgGTTTCTGTCCCACGGAAGGTGGAAGGTGGGATGTCCTCAATTTAGCCACTAAGTTGGGAGAGAATGGCTTTAGGTCTTTTCTCTGGGCTCAGAGAGTTTTGGGGGCTCCAGGAAAGGACCcaagggaggggctgtgggggtAGTTGGGGCTTTCCTCCCTGCCTGGGGATCCTGGCAGGGGAGAGTAGGAAGGGccgggtgggggtgtgtgtgtgccttgAGGCCATCCTGTTTACCCTCTGCAGTGTCGCCATAAATGGTGTCATGATGGCCTGTGACAATGGCTGTCAGGCCATCCTGGACACGGGTACCACCCTGCTGGTTGGGCCCAGCAGAAACATCCTCAACATCCGGAAGGCCATTGGAGCCACAGAGGGCCAGCACGGCCTGGTAAGGCCAGAGCCTCACCCCAGCCATCCAAGACCCCCTTAAAGTGGGGGCCCCTTTCACACGGAAGAAATGATACAGGGGAAAGGTGAGGGGCCCATTTCTCAGCAGAGGTTGGGCTTTGGCTTCGGCCTGTCATTGCTGCTGGAGCTCCCTCGCCTCATGCAGCGGCCGCAATCTGACCTCCTGGTCCTCTGGGAGGGCCGTGCCTTCCCCGACGTGTGGCCTTTGCTGTGCCCGGGTCCCTCCTGCGCCATGAGTCcgtccttcttccttcctggcaGCTAAGTGCTCCCAGTGTCCTTGCCCTGGccgggcctgggggtgggggagacacgGAGGTGGACCCCTTTGTCCCAAGCTGGGGTCTTTCCCTGGGTTGACCGACAGCTTGTCCCCCTCAGTGTGACTCTTTTGAGGACCGTATCTTGGGACCAAAAGACAAGAGCCCTCTGAGGAGGTGGGTCTCCACACCCCATGGCCCACCGGGTGCAGAGGAAGGGGTCCTGTGCCGCCAGGACCGGGTGCCTCTTCGAGCCAGGTGACACCCCCGCCTCCTGTAAGGGACCTCCCTTGGCTCTTTAGTTTGACATCGACTGTGCAAGCCTGAGCAGCATGTCCAAGGCTGTCTTTGAGATCCAAGACAAGGAGTTCCCATTGCCACCCACTGCCTACACCAGACAGGTATGTCTCAGGGAGGGGGCCCTGGGCtcctcctgtcccttcctccccgTCCCTCCCCAGCTGGGGCCCAGGTCAGTGAAGTGGGTGAAAAGAGGTGGCATGGACTCCATGGCGAATGGTGGGGGGCATTCCTGTAGACTGACTGGCCCTTCTGAGTGGGGCCATGTTGTCCTTGGGCCTCATTTGTGGCCACTACTGTCTCATCCCGGGAGAAATGGGGACCAGGAAGGACAGCCCACTGTGGCTTGTGGGGGTGTAGGTCCGCAGCTCCCGGGGGGAACCTCTATCCACTGCTCAATCTTCTAAGCCCAGGGGCCTAGAGTGCTGTCCAGGGTTTTCTTAGCTAGCCTGGACTTTGTGGGGACTCAACTCTTGTCCCCACTGACCCACTGGCCTCAGCTTTGACCTAATTCTGAGCTCCCTAAACTGGTGAGGCCTCCtggtcctgcctcagcccccaggcTGTTCCGGCCAGTCACCAGACAGCAGGtgctgagggcagagggcaggggccggggaggACGGTGACAGGGAGGGGTCCAGTGAAGGAGACCAGGCTGCATCTCCAGGACCCCACCTGGTGATCTTGGgttaagtcattttattttttgaatctcaatttcttcatctgttgaaTGAGATGAATCTGATAGTTGTTTGCTTACCTGGGAAAGTGATTtcaaggataaaatgaaatagtaGGGGAGAGTAATTGTGGGGTGGGTTGTAAAACACCCGTCTTTGGGGCATCTCAGCCTTGCCTTTCCTGGGAccaaggctcctgttccagcAGTTTCCAGGGTGATGATCATTCCCAGCAGTGGATCCTGGGGGACGTCTTCATCCGGGAGTACTACAGCGTCTTTGACAGGGCAGACAACCGCGTGGGGCTGGCCAAGGCTGTCTGACTGCACCACTGACCATGCACCGTGCTGTCCTCAaccacgcacacacatgcacacacatacatgcacacacatgcacacacacatgcacacacatacatgcacacacatgcacacacatacacacgcgcacacacacacgcacatacacagaTCAGGTTTTCAGGCCGGTGGTTCTCAATAAACACCACATTTCTGCAAAGCCCGCCTTCCCTTGTGATCGCCGGGGCTGAAGCCCTGCACCACCATGGGGGTGGGCTGTGACTGCCAGGTGCTGTGTGGCCAGAGTGGGGGCCACACAGGTGGGGGAGGGCTGAGGGTGCAGCAGGTGGCTGGAGGCTTCCTCGAAGGCAATGGCCATTTCAAGCTGAGGACAGGGAAGACCAAGGCATGGCTCACCTACCTGTCCTCCCACGCTAGGTCTTTCTGGGAAAAGGGCACAGGAGGGGAGACCGTTGCAGGACAAGACTTGTTTGGACTCGGGGATGAGTGTCAAGGGCTTGGTGGCTTGAGCCTGGGTGGGATACCTGGCCACCGGCGGGGAAGGCCCTGGGTCTGTTAGGAGAGGGGCCTCATAGCCGTTGGAAGAAGACAGGTGGTGGAATACGTGGGGGGTATCTGGGAAAGATCTGGGGGTCTTGAGGTTGTCATTCACCCTGAGGAAGAGCCACAGTCCAGGGTCCCACCCTCAGTCTCAGGGGCTCAGGCTCCACCACGGAGGGCAGGCCTTGTGTCAAAGCCAGATGCCAGCGCTGACATTCCCCGTGGCCGCCCAGGCCCACGGAGCCCTGCACACTCTCTGGGGAGAGGCCACACGGGAACCCAAATGTTAGAGGGGCACACAAGGGGATTCAGGTAGATTTAAGAGGTAGACTTAAGGTAGATTCAGGTAGATTTAAAAGGTTTTTCTCAGCGATGCTAATTTGAGGGCCCTCAGCTACGGTGGGGGACAGGTGGACAAGGCTCTTGGGGAGACCATAGTGCTTGGGTGTTGGTAAGggaaacccccatctattacctggcacggcagccacctgagacccccacccctcacggaagacccgcatcagcataatccTAACCTATCACCTgacccatcaactaatctattacctggcgcatcagcataacactaaacctattacctggcgcatcaacataatactaacctattacctgacacatcaactaacctattacctggcgggcattagccacctgagaccccacccctcggaccaccccaacttaataaaagtgggaaaaatcatgTAGagggggctcagaatttggtggcgagacccctctgagcccgccggcgaataaaccttgattctccgactctccgtgtgccgctgggtttgtcctcgggaccaccctCTGTAACACTGGCTGTAGCAGCGTCAGCTGGGCAGACCCCTGGACAGCTCTGTGCTGGGAGCTGCCCCTTGCTGTGgcgcccctgcccctccctgatcCCGCCCACAGCCTTGCCCTGCGGACAGCTGAGGAGCAGGTGAGCAGGGGGCGTGTCACAAGGGGCCGGGAGCTGCGGGTCTGGGGTGATGCTTCCCAAGGGAGACTGTCCCATAGGAAGAGGAGTGGGCGTGGGGCGGGGAGACGAGCAGGGGCTGGCTTCTTCCTCCCAGTGGGAGCTGCCCGTGGGGTCCTGTTGACCAGTCATCTGGGGGCATCTCCTGGGGTCTTTCTCAGCGGGACCCAAGGACAGACAAGACGAGGGACCCAGGGCAGGGGAGCTGCTGCCTGTGGTGCCTTTCTGGGCCTGTGGCCGTGCAGGGAAGGAACGGGGCGGGGCTGTGGTGGGGGGTCGTAGAGGAGGAAGACTCAGGCTGCAGTCCGGGTCAGCCGAGGAGCCTGGGGTGGGttggggcagaggccagggaacATCCCAGGATGTCAGAGTCAGAGGGTGTTGCCAGGAAGGAACAGGCCTTGGTGTTTGAGCCTTGCTGGGTCAGGGCTGTGAGCCTGGTGACCAGGAGCATGTTCTGGCTTTGGCAGAGTCCCCCAAGCCTCGCTGTTCTTCTCTAGGACCAACACTGCTTGTTTGCCAAGAATGAGACAGAATTGGGccactttcattatttttaggcttcttgtagattaaaaaaaaatgctgaacagGCTCACAAAAATTGTGTTATGTATTTTCATGGTTTACATTTAACAATTGTGTCTTAAACACCCGAACTTCAATGGGGAATAATGCAGAAAGATGATGCCTTTCATAAATGTGCTCTGTGGACCAAATGGCTCTCCCTAACCCATGGCCCTCCTGGGCCTGGTGGCGACTCGTGTCCTGAGAGGGTAGTGAGGACACGGTGAGGCTGGCGGGTGGGGCCTGTCCCTCCTAGGGCTAAGGAGGTGTGGGCAGCACAGCACCTTGTGGCCTCATCTCTGCTCTTGGCTGCGGAGAAGGCTGTGCCTGGACTGTTGTCCACACTCCAACCCCTCCTACTTTAATCATCCTTCAAGCCGCTGCTCAGTCAGATCTCTTCAGCACGCTCCTGGCCAGGCTGGGGCCTTAGTACGGTACCATGTCTgtccctgtctgtctccctcacagACTGCGGGCTCCCCGGGGACAGGGGCTGTGCACCTCTCATTTTGATCTTGGGTGCCTGACTCATGGAATGCCCCATCGACcatttagaatgaatgaatgagtgaatgaatcatTTGATCAGTGAGGTCCTCGAGAGTCACACTGCTTTCTTGGTCTCCTCTTGCCCCTCGGATCTTTGtgccacccccatcccctgcaCACACTCAGGCCCACTCTCCAcatcttctccctcccctcatgGACCAGACACTCCCCATTGCTTAGCTGTCCCTGTGGAACCCCTCTGGCATGTGGGGAGGACCTTGAAGGGCAGAGCAGATGAATAAGCTGCCACCAGGGTTTTAAGTTCTGCAAAGGGGCCCACGTTGGGCTCTGGGGCCTGGCCCAGCTCTCTGGGGGCTCTGCCAGGGGGTGGGCGAAGAGGCCCCAGAAGGGGCCAGCAGCACAGCT
Above is a window of Lemur catta isolate mLemCat1 chromosome 3, mLemCat1.pri, whole genome shotgun sequence DNA encoding:
- the LOC123634755 gene encoding LOW QUALITY PROTEIN: chymosin-like (The sequence of the model RefSeq protein was modified relative to this genomic sequence to represent the inferred CDS: inserted 3 bases in 2 codons; deleted 1 base in 1 codon; substituted 1 base at 1 genomic stop codon), with product MRCLVALFAVLALSQGSEITRRVSAPRGGEGQFVHPLWEALSPASQPLFPCEVLGGHAACSQDNAPHAETFSSQCALHVRGLGSLHKGKSLRRALQXRGLPGDLLREHQYASRPMYSNFSRSLISYLDCEYFGQIAVGTPPRAFTVVFDTGSDTGSSDFXVPPSIHCTRNACQNHHGFDPSKSCTFQMLSKSPPIPYGLGSMRGSLGHDTVTVSTIMDAHQTVGLSPREPGFIFTSSEFAGILGLAXASLASDYFMPVFDNMMNRYLVAHDLFSVYMGRNDQQSVLTLGAVDPLHRKGRVGVCVCLEAILFTLCSVAINGVMMACDNGCQAILDTGTTLLVGPSRNILNIRKAIGATEGQHGLFDIDCASLSSMSKAVFEIQDKEFPLPPTAYTRQPCLSWDQGSCSSSFQGDDHSQQWILGDVFIREYYSVFDRADNRVGLAKAV